In the Hylaeus volcanicus isolate JK05 chromosome 1, UHH_iyHylVolc1.0_haploid, whole genome shotgun sequence genome, one interval contains:
- the LOC128883181 gene encoding uncharacterized protein LOC128883181, whose protein sequence is MLDRRTNRLDEDPYETVIGDERSLEFLATPRDTYDSRSVSRIADYRRRYDEFEGREYTETTLTEPVSELHDYNSSSANSLDDLCRGHQRMIADFNRPETTNTHDHYMVPTRDPRELNERILSLFNPQFLPNFNDMIMYVASQVDARRSPPPRSRSMAEGDDRFFRSSSYRKKRVGASSMFFRRGLTYEAAHK, encoded by the coding sequence ATGCTCGATCGTCGAACAAACAGACTCGACGAAGACCCCTATGAGACCGTGATCGGCGACGAGAGGTCCCTGGAGTTCCTCGCGACGCCTAGAGACACGTACGACTCGCGATCGGTGTCGAGGATCGCCGATTATAGGAGGCGATACGACGAGTTCGAAGGTCGCGAATACACCGAGACCACGTTGACGGAGCCCGTCAGCGAACTGCACGACTACAACAGCAGCAGTGCGAACAGCCTCGACGATCTCTGCCGCGGTCATCAACGGATGATCGCCGATTTCAATCGTCCCGAGACGACCAACACCCACGATCATTACATGGTGCCCACTCGCGATCCACGCGAGCTGAACGAGAGAATCCTGTCGCTCTTCAATCCACAGTTCCTACCGAACTTCAACGACATGATCATGTACGTGGCCAGCCAGGTCGACGCCAGGCGAAGCCCGCCCCCCAGGTCGCGATCCATGGCCGAAGGGGACGATCGCTTCTTCAGGAGCTCCAGCTACCGCAAGAAACGCGTCGGGGCAAGCTCGATGTTTTTCCGACGCGGATTGACTTACGAGGCGGCGCACAAGTGA